From one Amycolatopsis sp. FDAARGOS 1241 genomic stretch:
- a CDS encoding glutamate--cysteine ligase, with product MTEVLTFGIEEEFLVVDERGRPSHAADAVLDSADDTDGDLQHELTRAQAESATEVCRTRTEAVEQLQSMRAALARAAARRGLRILPCATPPVAARERPAITPKPRYRLMAAHFGATARTTLTCGCHIHVGVPDPETGTRVIGHVRPWLPALLTVTANSAIAGGLDTGYCSWRHRQWSQWPSAGPPPRFASHAEYEGIVEAWLRAGAILDRGMIYWDVRLSENQPTVEFRVADVAATPEEAALLAVLCRGLVATVLGCGEPPNLSNEVLRGQLWRAAREGVTGCCPDPATGELRPALEVLTRLAEFCAPALDAAGDTAFVREGLARLARDGGGADRQRRRFAVREDAADVVDEFAVPG from the coding sequence GTGACGGAAGTGCTGACCTTCGGGATCGAGGAGGAGTTCCTCGTCGTCGACGAGCGGGGCCGGCCTTCGCACGCGGCGGACGCCGTGCTGGACTCCGCGGACGACACGGACGGCGACCTCCAGCACGAGCTCACCCGCGCGCAAGCGGAATCCGCCACCGAGGTGTGCCGGACCCGCACCGAAGCCGTGGAGCAGCTGCAGTCGATGCGCGCCGCGCTCGCCCGCGCCGCCGCCCGGCGCGGGTTGCGGATCCTGCCCTGCGCCACCCCGCCCGTCGCCGCCCGCGAGCGGCCCGCGATCACCCCGAAGCCGCGGTACCGGCTGATGGCGGCGCACTTCGGTGCCACCGCGCGCACCACGCTCACCTGCGGCTGCCACATACACGTCGGTGTGCCGGACCCGGAGACCGGCACGCGCGTGATCGGGCACGTCCGGCCGTGGCTGCCGGCCCTGTTGACGGTGACGGCCAATTCCGCGATCGCCGGCGGGCTCGACACCGGGTACTGCAGCTGGCGCCACCGCCAGTGGTCGCAGTGGCCCTCGGCCGGGCCACCGCCGCGGTTCGCCTCCCACGCCGAGTACGAGGGAATCGTCGAGGCGTGGCTGCGCGCGGGCGCGATCCTCGACCGCGGGATGATCTACTGGGACGTCCGCCTGTCGGAGAACCAGCCGACCGTGGAGTTCCGCGTCGCGGACGTCGCCGCCACCCCGGAGGAAGCGGCGCTGCTGGCCGTGCTCTGCCGCGGGCTGGTGGCCACGGTGCTCGGCTGCGGCGAGCCGCCGAACCTGTCCAACGAGGTGCTGCGCGGGCAGCTCTGGCGCGCCGCGCGCGAGGGCGTCACCGGCTGCTGCCCCGACCCGGCCACCGGCGAATTGCGGCCTGCCCTCGAAGTCCTGACGCGGCTGGCGGAGTTCTGCGCGCCCGCGCTGGACGCCGCCGGCGACACCGCCTTCGTCCGCGAAGGCCTCGCCCGCCTGGCCCGCGACGGCGGTGGTGCCGACCGGCAACGCCGCCGGTTCGCCGTGCGGGAGGACGCCGCGGACGTCGTCGACGAGTTCGCCGTGCCGGGGTGA